In Populus trichocarpa isolate Nisqually-1 chromosome 7, P.trichocarpa_v4.1, whole genome shotgun sequence, the following proteins share a genomic window:
- the LOC7478006 gene encoding UPF0496 protein At2g18630, translated as MMGGQSSKTRGSDTPSLPLQANTNSQLTEDLTSYEDACNRDPELQSFDAALHERTNHVINSLATGVGILSLGSFKEVTNCLLEMNQDVVKVILESKEDIWNNRELFGLVEEYFENSVKTMEFCAALESSLKRAQNSQLIIQFAIKQFEEEVEMQDGAVEKKFVKTLEGLQKFKAAGDPFTPQFFALFQSVSEQQVSMLKKLQSRKKKLDKKMKSMKTWRRVSNVLFVSAFVSVLIISVVAAAIAAPPVLTAVAGAIAVPVGSVGKWCNMLWNRYEKALKEQKELVRSMQVGTFVTINDMDSIRVLVIKLQMGIQSLLDNADFAIREEDAVKLVIDEIKKKMAVFMEIIEDLAAHADKCNRDISLARTMILNRILKYADQ; from the coding sequence ATGATGGGAGGGCAATCTAGCAAAACGAGAGGAAGTGATACTCCGTCACTACCTCTCCAAGCTAACACCAATTCCCAACTCACAGAAGATTTGACCTCATATGAGGATGCTTGTAATCGAGATCCAGAATTGCAATCCTTTGATGCTGCTCTCCATGAAAGGACTAATCATGTGATAAACAGCCTTGCTACTGGTGTGGGGATTCTATCCTTAGGCTCATTTAAAGAGGTCACAAATTGTCTTCTTGAAATGAACCAAGATGTTGTGAAAGTCATACTGGAAAGCAAGGAGGATATATGGAATAATCGAGAattgtttggtttggttgagGAATACTTTGAGAATAGTGTCAAAACCATGGAGTTTTGTGCGGCTCTTGAAAGTTCTCTTAAACGTGCTCAAAATAGCCAGTTGATTATACAGTTTGCAATTAAGCAGTTTGAGGAAGAAGTAGAAATGCAAGATGGGGCAGTTGAGAAGAAGTTTGTGAAGACATTGGAAGGATTGCAGAAGTTTAAGGCAGCGGGTGATCCATTTACACCCCAGTTCTTTGCTCTGTTTCAATCAGTTTCTGAGCAACAGGTGTCCATGTTGAAGAAATTGCAATCTCGAAAGAAGAAGCttgataagaaaatgaaatccaTGAAGACATGGAGGAGGGTGTCAAATGTGTTATTTGTATCTGCTTTTGTCTCTGTGCTGATTATCTCAGTGGTAGCAGCTGCCATTGCTGCACCGCCTGTTTTAACAGCCGTAGCAGGTGCGATTGCCGTTCCAGTTGGTTCTGTAGGAAAATGGTGCAACATGCTTTGGAACCGTTATGAGAAAGCATTGAAGGAACAGAAGGAGTTAGTGAGATCAATGCAGGTTGGAACTTTTGTTACAATCAATGACATGGATAGTATACGTGTGCTTGTCATCAAATTGCAAATGGGAATCCAGTCACTCTTGGACAACGCCGACTTTGCTATCAGAGAAGAAGATGCTGTGAAACTTGTGATAGATGAGATCAAAAAGAAGATGGCGGTGTTCATGGAAATCATTGAAGATTTAGCTGCACATGCTGATAAGTGTAATCGCGACATTAGCCTTGCAAGGACGATGATTCTGAACAGGATACTTAAATATGCTGACCAGTGA